From a region of the Coffea arabica cultivar ET-39 chromosome 3e, Coffea Arabica ET-39 HiFi, whole genome shotgun sequence genome:
- the LOC140038936 gene encoding putative F-box protein PP2-B12, translating into MGEIDNGKSSPFQFLPEGCVSNIISLTSPQDACGASVISVGFKSASESDTVWEKFLPSDYKEIISNSVSPLNYATKKHLYFHLCHSPILINNGKLSFWISKSTGKKCYMLRASELCIAWKDTPRYWSWTSLPESRFPEVAELVDVCWLDIRGNMPTRLLSLKTNYAAYLVFKTTENSYGLEAVAKASVSFAATTGTSSSSAETSDVFEPEGDSVYLKTPAYAHDVRYGRRWRHMLPRRIRRPRSEDEIDGRVPRQRNDGWQELLLGEFLNDEGDGDIDIKVSETKILNWKRGLILEGIELRPKEEV; encoded by the exons atggGTGAAATTGATAATGGGAAGTCATCTCCTTTCCAATTCTTGCCTGAAGGTTGCGTGTCAAACATCATCTCTTTAACATCTCCTCAAGATGCATGCGGTGCATCAGTCATTTCTGTGGGCTTCAAGTCTGCTTCTGAGTCTGATACTGTTTGGGAAAAATTTCTTCCTTCAGATTATAAAGAGATCATCTCAAATTCAGTTAGCCCCTTGAATTATGCAACCAAGAAACACCTTTACTTTCATCTCTGTCACTCCCCAATCCTGATCAACAATGGTAAACTG AGCTTCTGGATAAGTAAATCAACCGGGAAAAAATGTTATATGCTGCGTGCAAGTGAGCTCTGTATTGCCTGGAAGGATACTCCAAGGTACTGGAGTTGGACATCCCTACCTGAATCAAG GTTTCCTGAGGTGGCTGAGCTGGTGGATGTTTGTTGGCTTGATATACGTGGAAATATGCCAACTCGATTGCTGTCCCTGAAGACTAATTATGCTGCTTACCTTGTGTTCAAAACTACAGAAAACTCCTATGGACTTGAAGCCGTAGCCAAGGCCTCGGTTAGCTTTGCTGCTACTACTGGCACCAGTAGTAGCAGTGCAGAAACTAGTGATGTCTTTGAGCCAGAAGGCGACTCTGTCTACTTAAAAACACCTGCATACGCACACGATGTAAGATATGGACGGCGGTGGCGACATATGCTGCCACGGCGCATTAGGAGGCCCCGGTCTGAGGATGAGATTGATGGCCGCGTTCCACGTCAGAGAAACGATGGATGGCAGGAGCTTTTGTTGGGAGAATTTCTCAACGATGAAGGCGATGGGGACAT
- the LOC113736295 gene encoding F-box protein PP2-B11-like: protein MEGPFFARLPEGFMSEILSLTSPVDVIRASVVSKGFKPAADSDTIWEKFLPSDYQDIISRSDSAVDCSTKKALYFSPLLLDGGRMSFSVDKRSGKKCYMVGARELIIAWARDPWRWHWISRPDSRFREVAKLKAVCWLDIRGRIESQMLSTGTTYAAFLVFKIAEEHYGIEQATSLIRFVNHESDGEAENRAAPVHLVSREGMNHPAEFDGKFPKMRTDGWMELELGKFYNDTGDDGQVEARLIEIISLHGKSGLTIEGIEFRPE, encoded by the exons ATGGAAGGCCCTTTTTTTGCCAGATTGCCAGAAGGCTTCATGTCTGAGATTCTATCACTCACTTCACCTGTGGATGTGATCAGAGCATCAGTTGTCTCAAAAGGGTTCAAGCCTGCTGCTGATTCTGATACTATTTGGGAGAAATTTCTACCATCTGATTATCAGGATATCATTTCAAGATCAGATTCTGCTGTTGATTGCTCAACCAAAAAGGCCCTCTACTTTTCTCCTCTTCTCCTTGATGGAGGCAGAATG AGCTTTTCAGTTGATAAAAGGAGTGGAAAGAAATGTTATATGGTTGGGGCAAGAGAACTCATCATTGCCTGGGCAAGAGATCCATGGCGCTGGCATTGGATATCTCGTCCTGACTCAAG ATTCAGAGAGGTTGCCAAGCTTAAGGCTGTTTGTTGGCTGGATATCAGAGGCAGGATAGAAAGTCAGATGTTGTCTACTGGTACTACTTATGCAGCTTTCCTAGTGTTCAAGATAGCAGAGGAGCATTATGGGATTGAACAAGCAACAAGTTTAATCAGATTTGTAAACCATGAGAGTGACGGTGAGGCTGAAAATAGAGCTGCACCTGTCCATCTTGTATCAAGGGAAGGTATGAATCATCCAGCAGAATTTGATGGAAAGTTTCCCAAAATGAGAACAGATGGCTGGATGGAATTAGAACTGGGGAAGTTTTATAACGATACAGGAGATGATGGTCAGGTGGAGGCTCGACTGATAGAGATTATTAGCCTTCATGGGAAGTCAGGTCTTACTATCGAAGGCATTGAATTTCGCCCTGAGTGA
- the LOC113736297 gene encoding F-box/kelch-repeat protein At3g06240 yields the protein MAMISHLPRDLLGDILKFLPVKTLCRFKCVSKSWHSVIQSREFVKLHLQIHQHKCDGEKIFMPTHFCSAYNDPDFYILDTSSLADSENPRAKQVEIPVGRRCIILSTIVCACNGLLFIALDDERVLFVWNPSTGKLRRIPTLKSSSSSHFDLLYGFGYDSLHDDYKILRVCYDNGTYDCWLFSLKENTWRKLNDRVLNGYGTCNIDQVLNDAYTRAEKRAVIVCVNDSAYFIVQKEGKKYKVLSFSLAEERFVEMLPPPCEVVGAVPILKVLAGRLSLQWRTSANHDFVVWSLMDDGNSSYWTKIISILYSETLVGLEPICMMRNGHFVVRTKPERELFIYDMKKKAFQQVFKNENPDVHICSFKNTVVYTESLVHPCDYGDKVEEWTSAIEDMKESLMLQNKRQFCSCCGEC from the exons ATGGCTATGATTTCCCACTTGCCCCGTGATTTGCTTGGTGACATTCTAAAATTTCTGCCAGTCAAGACCCTCTGTCGATTCAAATGCGTATCGAAATCATGGCATTCTGTAATCCAGAGTCGTGAATTTGTGAAGTTGCACCTTCAGATTCACCAGCACAAGTGTGACGGTGAGAAAATCTTTATGCCAACTCATTTTTGCTCGGCTTATAATGATCCTGATTTTTACATCTTGGACACATCAAGTTTAGCTGATAGTGAAAATCCCAGAGCTAAACAAGTTGAAATTCCCGTAGGAAGGCGCTGTATTATTCTATCTACAATTGTTTGTGCTTGTAATGGTTTGCTCTTTATTGCCTTGGATGATGAAAGGGTTTTGTTCGTGTGGAATCCCTCCACGGGAAAATTGAGAAGGATTCCAACACTGaagtcatcatcatcatcacatTTTGATCTGTTATATGGGTTTGGATATGATTCACTGCATGATGATTACAAAATTCTTAGAGTTTGTTACGACAATGGTACCTATGATTGTTGGTTGTTTTCGTTGAAAGAAAATACCTGGAGAAAATTAAATGATCGGGTTCTGAATGGTTATGGGACTTGCAACATCGATCAAGTTTTGAATGATGCTTACACTAGGGCCGAAAAACGTGCTGTTATTGTCTGTGTTAATGATTCCGCCTACTTTATCgtgcaaaaagaaggaaagaagtaTAAAGTTTTGTCTTTCAGTTTGGCTGAAGAAAGATTTGTTGAGATGTTGCCTCCTCCTTGTGAGGTTGTGGGAGCTGTCCCAATCTTGAAGGTTTTGGCAGGACGGCTTAGTCTCCAATGGAGGACTTCTGCCAACCACGATTTTGTGGTGTGGTCATTGATGGATGATGGAAATAGCAGCTATTGGACTAAGATTATATCTATTCTGTATTCGGAAACACTGGTGGGCCTGGAACCAATTTGCATGATGCGAAATGGACATTTTGTGGTTAGGACGAAGCCTGAAAGGGAACTTTTCATATATGACATGAAAAAGAAGGCATTTCAACAAGTATTCAAGAATGAGAATCCAGATGTTCATATCTGCAGTTTCAAGAATACTGTGGTATACACAGAAAGTTTAGTTCATCCGTGTGATTATGGGGACAAGGTTGAGGAGTGGACGTCAGCAATTGAAGACATGAAAGAG TCTTTAATGTTGCAGAATAAGAGGCAATTCTGTTCCTGCTGTGGTGAGTGCTGA